A stretch of Paenibacillus sp. URB8-2 DNA encodes these proteins:
- the aspS gene encoding aspartate--tRNA ligase, whose translation MQRSHNCGQLTTEHIGQTVTLSGWVQTRRDLGGVLFIDLRDRSGIVQTVFNPDYSGEALEIADKTRSEYVIAVTGQVVKRDPETVNPNLPTGEIEVRVTAIEVLNAAKTPPFFIEDGVEVDESLRLKYRYLDLRRPEMQKTLLLRSKAAKIFRDFLDGEGFIDVETPILTKSSPEGARDYLVPSRVHEGEFFALPQSPQIYKQLLMVGGVERYYQIARCFRDEDLRADRQPEFTQVDIETSFLAQDDLLAMMERLMQRLFKETVGVDLALPFQRLTHAEAMGKYGSDKPDLRFGLELIEMNDIVASSGVKVFASVIEKGGEVKCLNAKGCGTWTRKEIDDLGPYAARYGAKGLAWIQVKEGEFRGPIVKFFTEEEIAAVKERTGAEEGDLLLFSADNKKVVADVLGALRLKIGRQLGLIDDSVYKFAWVTDFPLLGYDEEQKRYMAEHHPFTRPREEDVALFDTDPGAIRAQAYDIVLNGYEVGGGSMRIYKREVQEKMFDALSLSKEEVQDKFGYLLDAFEYGTPPHGGIAFGFDRLVMLLAGRNNLRETIAFPKTASATDLLMDAPSPVKDAQLDELHIRVAIKEKAKK comes from the coding sequence ATGCAAAGAAGCCATAACTGTGGACAGTTGACGACGGAACATATTGGACAGACCGTAACATTAAGCGGCTGGGTGCAGACCCGCCGCGACCTTGGAGGCGTGCTGTTCATCGATCTTCGCGACCGCAGCGGAATCGTACAGACCGTCTTCAACCCGGATTATTCCGGCGAAGCGCTGGAAATTGCCGACAAGACGCGCAGCGAGTATGTTATTGCGGTTACCGGCCAGGTAGTCAAGCGCGACCCGGAAACCGTGAACCCTAACCTGCCTACCGGCGAGATCGAAGTACGCGTTACCGCCATTGAGGTGCTGAACGCGGCCAAGACCCCTCCGTTCTTCATTGAAGACGGCGTCGAAGTGGACGAGTCGCTTCGCCTGAAATACCGTTATTTAGACCTGCGCCGTCCAGAAATGCAGAAGACGCTGCTGCTCCGCTCGAAAGCGGCCAAGATTTTCCGCGACTTCCTTGACGGAGAAGGCTTCATCGACGTGGAAACGCCGATTCTGACCAAGAGCTCGCCGGAAGGCGCGCGCGACTATCTCGTGCCAAGCCGTGTGCATGAAGGCGAATTTTTCGCCCTGCCACAGTCGCCGCAGATTTACAAGCAGCTGCTGATGGTCGGCGGTGTGGAACGCTATTACCAAATCGCCCGCTGTTTCCGCGACGAGGACCTGCGAGCCGACCGGCAGCCGGAATTTACCCAGGTGGACATCGAGACCTCATTCCTGGCCCAGGACGACCTGCTTGCCATGATGGAGCGCCTGATGCAGCGCCTGTTCAAAGAGACGGTCGGCGTAGATCTCGCCCTGCCGTTCCAGCGCCTGACTCATGCCGAGGCGATGGGCAAATACGGCTCGGACAAGCCGGACCTGCGTTTTGGTCTTGAACTGATCGAAATGAACGATATCGTCGCAAGCAGCGGCGTGAAGGTGTTCGCCTCCGTCATCGAAAAAGGCGGGGAAGTGAAGTGCCTGAACGCCAAAGGCTGCGGCACCTGGACGCGTAAGGAGATCGACGATCTCGGACCTTATGCGGCACGCTACGGAGCGAAGGGCCTTGCCTGGATTCAAGTGAAGGAAGGCGAATTCCGCGGTCCGATCGTGAAGTTCTTCACCGAGGAAGAGATTGCAGCAGTTAAAGAACGCACTGGAGCCGAGGAAGGCGACCTGCTGCTCTTCTCCGCAGACAACAAGAAGGTCGTCGCCGACGTCCTCGGCGCGCTCCGTCTCAAAATCGGCCGCCAGCTCGGGCTGATCGACGACAGTGTGTACAAGTTCGCTTGGGTAACCGACTTCCCGCTGCTCGGCTATGACGAGGAACAGAAGCGATATATGGCGGAGCATCATCCGTTCACCCGTCCGCGCGAAGAAGATGTGGCCCTGTTCGACACCGATCCCGGCGCAATCCGCGCGCAGGCTTACGATATCGTGCTGAACGGCTACGAAGTCGGCGGCGGCTCGATGCGGATCTACAAGCGCGAAGTACAGGAGAAAATGTTCGACGCGCTCTCACTGTCCAAAGAAGAAGTGCAGGATAAATTCGGCTATCTTCTTGACGCATTCGAATACGGCACGCCTCCTCACGGCGGCATCGCCTTCGGCTTCGACCGGCTCGTTATGCTGCTGGCAGGCCGCAATAATCTGCGCGAAACGATCGCCTTCCCGAAAACGGCCAGTGCGACCGATCTGCTGATGGACGCTCCGTCTCCGGTAAAAGACGCGCAATTGGACGAACTGCACATCAGAGTCGCTATCAAGGAAAAAGCCAAGAAATAG
- the hisS gene encoding histidine--tRNA ligase, which yields MAKERFEKPTGTQDVLPGAVERWQFVEEKARDLCRRFNYREIRTPMFEHTELFERGVGETTDIVEGEMYTFKDKGDRDLALRPEGTAGVVRAYVQNKLYGEPDVSKLYYIGPMFRYERPQAGRYRQFHQFGVEAFGAVDPAIDAEVISLGYQFCKDLGLSGVRVEINSVGNIPSRAAYREKLLGFLRPMKDSLCSDCQRRMERNPLRVLDCKVDQAKFVDAPSILDSLDEECTVHFAKVRAHLDAMGVDYAINTRLVRGLDYYTHTAFEYKAAGIGSIDTVGGGGRYNGLVAEIGGPDQPGVGLGIGLERIQLILENQKVELEASKPLDVYLIALGEEAEAEITKQLFILRSQGFSAERDYLGRKMKAQMKSADRMSARYTAILGEEELQRGEIALKSMATGEQRTVKLEDLGEVLAEQA from the coding sequence GTGGCTAAAGAAAGATTTGAGAAGCCGACTGGCACGCAGGATGTGTTGCCAGGCGCGGTGGAAAGATGGCAGTTCGTTGAAGAGAAAGCCAGAGATTTGTGCCGGCGCTTCAACTATCGTGAAATCCGGACCCCGATGTTCGAGCATACGGAGCTGTTCGAAAGAGGCGTCGGAGAGACGACCGATATCGTGGAAGGCGAGATGTACACCTTCAAAGACAAGGGGGACCGGGATCTGGCGCTGCGTCCGGAAGGGACGGCCGGCGTCGTCCGCGCTTACGTACAGAACAAGCTGTACGGAGAACCGGATGTCAGCAAGCTCTATTACATCGGTCCGATGTTCCGCTATGAGCGTCCGCAGGCTGGAAGATACCGCCAGTTTCACCAGTTCGGCGTGGAAGCGTTCGGCGCGGTCGATCCGGCGATCGATGCAGAAGTTATTTCGCTCGGTTACCAGTTCTGCAAGGACCTTGGCCTCAGCGGCGTGCGGGTCGAGATTAATTCGGTCGGCAATATTCCAAGCCGGGCCGCATACCGGGAGAAGCTGCTCGGCTTCCTGCGTCCGATGAAGGACAGCCTGTGCAGCGACTGCCAGCGGCGCATGGAGCGCAACCCGCTGCGCGTGCTGGACTGCAAGGTTGATCAGGCGAAATTCGTCGATGCCCCGTCCATCTTGGACAGTCTGGATGAAGAGTGCACGGTTCACTTCGCCAAGGTGCGGGCGCATCTGGATGCGATGGGCGTCGATTATGCCATCAACACGCGGCTTGTTCGGGGGCTCGATTATTATACACACACGGCGTTCGAGTACAAGGCGGCCGGCATCGGCTCCATTGACACGGTCGGCGGAGGCGGGCGCTATAACGGCCTGGTTGCCGAAATCGGCGGACCGGACCAGCCTGGCGTCGGTCTCGGCATTGGATTGGAACGCATTCAGCTTATTCTGGAGAACCAGAAGGTGGAGCTGGAAGCGTCCAAGCCGCTGGATGTGTATCTCATAGCGCTCGGCGAAGAGGCGGAAGCCGAAATCACCAAGCAGCTGTTCATTCTGCGCAGCCAAGGCTTCTCGGCGGAGCGGGATTACCTGGGACGCAAAATGAAGGCACAGATGAAATCCGCCGACCGCATGTCGGCGCGTTATACCGCCATTCTTGGCGAGGAAGAGCTGCAGCGCGGGGAAATCGCCCTCAAGAGCATGGCGACAGGCGAGCAGCGCACCGTTAAACTGGAAGATCTGGGAGAAGTGCTGGCGGAGCAGGCTTGA
- the rpiB gene encoding ribose 5-phosphate isomerase B yields MKIAIASDHIGFELKPIISAYVEELGHELIDYGPHSAERTDYPKYAKLVAEALIGGQVDAGILICGTGVGISIAANKVRGIRAVVCSEPYTAQMSKRHNNTNILAFGSRVIGGELAKMIVKCWLEAEFEGGRHVDRVGMIGEIEEQYLC; encoded by the coding sequence ATGAAAATCGCCATCGCCAGCGACCATATAGGATTCGAATTGAAGCCGATTATTTCGGCGTACGTCGAAGAGCTGGGACATGAGCTCATCGATTACGGGCCGCACAGCGCCGAAAGAACCGATTATCCGAAATACGCTAAACTGGTGGCCGAAGCGCTAATCGGCGGGCAGGTGGACGCGGGAATTCTGATTTGCGGAACGGGCGTCGGCATTTCCATCGCTGCGAATAAAGTAAGAGGGATTCGGGCGGTAGTGTGCAGCGAGCCGTACACCGCGCAGATGTCCAAGCGGCATAACAATACAAATATTCTCGCTTTCGGGTCCCGGGTGATCGGCGGCGAACTTGCCAAGATGATCGTCAAATGCTGGCTGGAAGCGGAGTTTGAAGGCGGCAGGCATGTGGACCGGGTCGGAATGATTGGAGAAATCGAAGAACAATATTTATGCTGA
- the rpe gene encoding ribulose-phosphate 3-epimerase, whose protein sequence is MSKLLCPSMMCADFRSLEDEVAALDKADVDVYHIDIMDGKFVPNFGMGLQDFEYIRKQTSKPVDVHLMIDNPSAHIDMFSQKGADIIYFHPESDMHPTRTIDRIHANGVRAGIAINPGTSIAAVEALLSLVDYVLVMTVNPGFAGQKYLPYVDDKIKGLNEYKSRNHCGFVIVVDGAISEEKISELTQYGVEGFVLGTSTLFGRGESYREIIDRLKTKERECSR, encoded by the coding sequence ATGAGCAAGCTGCTGTGTCCTTCGATGATGTGCGCCGACTTTCGTTCTCTGGAAGATGAGGTGGCCGCTTTGGATAAGGCGGATGTGGATGTGTATCATATTGATATTATGGACGGGAAATTCGTTCCGAACTTCGGCATGGGTCTCCAGGATTTTGAATATATCCGCAAGCAGACGAGCAAGCCGGTAGACGTTCATTTAATGATTGACAATCCCTCCGCCCATATCGATATGTTTTCGCAAAAAGGCGCCGATATTATTTATTTTCATCCGGAATCCGACATGCATCCGACTCGCACTATTGACCGCATACACGCTAACGGGGTAAGAGCCGGGATCGCCATCAATCCGGGTACTTCCATCGCGGCCGTCGAAGCTTTGCTGAGCCTGGTCGATTATGTGCTGGTCATGACGGTTAACCCCGGATTCGCCGGTCAAAAATATCTGCCCTATGTGGATGACAAGATCAAAGGATTGAATGAGTACAAGTCGCGGAATCACTGCGGGTTTGTTATTGTCGTTGACGGTGCCATTTCAGAGGAGAAAATATCCGAGCTCACTCAATACGGGGTTGAAGGCTTTGTGCTGGGCACTTCTACTTTGTTTGGCAGGGGGGAGTCTTACCGGGAAATTATTGACCGATTAAAAACCAAAGAACGGGAGTGCAGCCGATGA
- a CDS encoding LacI family DNA-binding transcriptional regulator — MKNGQISIKEIARLSGVSVATVSRVINDNGRFSNETRDKVLKIIQEHQYETNSIAKSLRMNKSQTIGVLVPDISNEFFAAVVLEIESFFFEEGYSTIICNTAKDAKKEKEYLKTLDGKMVDGLVCISGQEEVPTDILKRKVPTVCIDRRPKMDTNVAFVESDHYEGGRLATHKLIEKGCAEIVLLTKKNNLSSVNERLKGYKDALAGAGLPVKDERIVYTDPKKSSLEAAKEAIQGLVDAGVPFDGIFATNDWLALGALLFIQETGYKVPEQVKIVGFDNNLISQYCDPPITTINQDKASLANKACRILLDMIDGVPGSIERHQIVPVSLVERKTT; from the coding sequence ATGAAGAACGGTCAAATCTCAATCAAGGAAATTGCCCGTTTAAGCGGTGTTTCGGTAGCGACGGTATCCCGCGTGATCAACGATAACGGCAGATTCTCGAACGAGACGCGGGATAAGGTGCTGAAAATAATTCAAGAGCACCAATATGAAACGAACAGCATCGCCAAAAGCTTGCGCATGAACAAATCCCAAACGATCGGCGTTCTGGTTCCGGATATCAGCAACGAATTTTTTGCAGCGGTCGTGCTGGAGATCGAAAGTTTCTTTTTCGAAGAAGGTTATTCCACCATCATATGCAACACGGCCAAGGACGCGAAGAAAGAGAAAGAATATCTGAAGACGCTGGACGGCAAAATGGTGGACGGTTTGGTCTGCATCTCCGGCCAGGAGGAAGTGCCCACGGATATTCTGAAACGGAAAGTGCCCACCGTCTGCATCGACCGTCGTCCGAAAATGGATACCAACGTGGCTTTTGTCGAGTCCGACCACTATGAAGGCGGCCGGCTGGCCACGCATAAGCTGATTGAAAAGGGCTGCGCAGAGATTGTTCTGCTGACCAAGAAAAACAATCTGTCGTCTGTGAATGAACGTTTGAAAGGTTACAAAGACGCGCTGGCCGGAGCCGGTCTTCCCGTAAAAGATGAACGAATCGTGTACACTGATCCGAAAAAAAGCAGCCTTGAGGCAGCCAAGGAGGCCATTCAAGGCCTGGTTGATGCCGGTGTCCCCTTTGACGGGATTTTCGCCACCAATGACTGGCTGGCTCTCGGGGCGCTGCTTTTTATTCAAGAGACGGGATATAAAGTGCCTGAGCAGGTTAAAATCGTCGGGTTCGACAACAATTTGATTTCTCAATACTGCGACCCTCCGATTACTACGATCAATCAGGATAAAGCTTCATTGGCCAATAAAGCATGCCGGATTCTTCTTGATATGATTGACGGCGTTCCGGGAAGCATCGAAAGGCATCAGATCGTGCCGGTCAGTTTGGTGGAAAGGAAGACCACATAA
- a CDS encoding type 1 glutamine amidotransferase domain-containing protein: MSKVAFLLAAQFEDSEMKVPYDAVKGAGHEADIIGLKKGEMLKGKKGVASYTADKAISEVKAADYDAVVIPGGSSPEGLRSDADIVKFVKEADSAGKPIAAICHGPQILISAGLLKGRTITSYPPLKDDMVNAGAKFKDEEVVVDGNYITSRTPKDEPAFVRELLQALQVKVTQ; the protein is encoded by the coding sequence ATGAGTAAAGTTGCTTTTCTGCTTGCCGCTCAATTTGAAGATTCCGAAATGAAGGTTCCTTACGATGCGGTTAAAGGAGCCGGACATGAGGCCGATATTATTGGATTGAAAAAGGGCGAGATGCTCAAAGGCAAAAAGGGCGTAGCCTCTTATACGGCCGACAAGGCCATTTCCGAAGTGAAGGCCGCCGACTATGACGCCGTTGTTATTCCTGGCGGTTCCTCGCCGGAAGGGCTGCGTTCGGATGCCGATATTGTCAAATTCGTGAAGGAAGCGGACAGCGCCGGCAAGCCGATCGCGGCTATCTGTCATGGACCGCAAATCCTGATCAGCGCGGGCCTGTTGAAAGGCCGCACCATTACGTCCTATCCGCCGCTGAAAGACGATATGGTCAATGCGGGTGCGAAGTTCAAGGACGAAGAAGTCGTTGTGGACGGCAATTATATCACGTCGCGCACACCGAAAGACGAGCCCGCCTTTGTGCGTGAATTGTTGCAGGCGCTCCAAGTCAAAGTGACCCAATAA
- the dtd gene encoding D-aminoacyl-tRNA deacylase has protein sequence MKVVVQRCKEARVEVDGKTAGEIGEGLMLLVGVTHEDTEQDAMYLVGKIAGLRIFEDEAGKMNHSVSDTGGSILSVSQFTLYGDCRKGRRPNFMAAAAPVEAERLYDYFNRELAATGLKVETGVFGAMMDVSLINWGPVTLILDSRG, from the coding sequence ATGAAAGTGGTTGTACAGCGCTGCAAAGAAGCGCGGGTCGAAGTTGATGGAAAGACCGCCGGGGAGATCGGCGAAGGCCTGATGCTTCTTGTCGGCGTCACCCATGAAGATACGGAGCAGGACGCCATGTATTTGGTGGGCAAGATCGCCGGTCTGCGGATTTTTGAGGATGAAGCGGGAAAAATGAATCACAGCGTCAGTGATACGGGCGGATCGATTCTGTCCGTATCGCAGTTTACGTTATATGGCGACTGCCGCAAAGGGCGGCGCCCGAACTTTATGGCAGCGGCTGCGCCGGTTGAAGCGGAGCGGCTCTACGACTACTTTAACCGTGAACTGGCGGCTACCGGACTAAAAGTCGAAACAGGCGTCTTCGGGGCAATGATGGATGTGTCCTTGATCAATTGGGGACCGGTTACGCTGATTCTGGACAGCAGGGGATAG
- a CDS encoding RelA/SpoT family protein, with protein sequence MGIERLLERAGAYIKEKDLPRIQEAYIFADQAHHGQVRKSGEPYILHPLAVADIVVSMQMDVISIIAALLHDVVEDTTVSLEQIRDKFGDTCAMLVDGLTKLERIRFRSKEEQQNENYRKMFIAMAQDIRVIVIKLADRLHNMRTLKYQSEESQRRISYETLEIFCPIADRLGISAIKWEMEDIALRYLNPQQYYRIANLMHKKRAEREQFIDSVITRIGVKLDEMGIEGDLSGRPKHIYSVYNKMTTKNKQFNEIYDLLAIRIIVDNIKDCYATLGIIHTLWKPMPGRFKDYIAMPKANMYQSLHTTVVGPGGEPTEVQIRTWEMHRTAEYGIAAHWAYKEGSGGAANPENRMPFFREILELQHEAKDASEFVESLKMDFFSDLVFVFTPKGEVIELPAGSVPLDFAFRIHTEVGNRTIGAKVNGRIVPLDHKLKTGDIVEILTSKHSYGPSRDWLKIAQSSHARSKIKQWFKKEKREENVEKGREAIERELKRLGTEPSDWMSDDKLLEAAKKFAFNDIEDMLSAVGFGGITAAQIATRLTEKLRKEQEEAAAAHLELTTEKKEIKVAEKRNQPTNGVRVKGIDNLLVRFARCCNPVPGDDIVGYVTRGRGVSVHRSDCPNIKAEESEEAARVIEVEWEGSMEANYSVDIEITGHDRNGLLNEVLQAVSESKTNISAVTGRSDKNKMALIHMTILIRNTDHLYSVVEKVKRVKDVYTVHRIMQ encoded by the coding sequence ATGGGCATTGAGCGATTACTGGAAAGGGCCGGAGCCTATATAAAAGAAAAAGATCTTCCACGCATACAGGAGGCGTATATATTTGCGGACCAAGCCCATCACGGGCAGGTGCGTAAATCGGGGGAGCCATATATCCTGCATCCGCTTGCTGTGGCCGATATTGTCGTGAGCATGCAGATGGACGTCATCTCCATTATCGCGGCTCTTTTGCACGATGTTGTGGAGGATACGACGGTGTCGCTCGAGCAGATTCGTGACAAATTCGGCGATACCTGCGCCATGCTCGTGGACGGTCTGACCAAGTTGGAACGCATTCGTTTCCGGTCAAAGGAAGAACAGCAGAACGAGAATTACCGCAAAATGTTCATCGCCATGGCACAGGATATCCGCGTCATTGTCATCAAGCTGGCGGACCGTCTGCATAATATGCGGACGCTGAAGTATCAGTCGGAAGAAAGCCAGCGCCGCATTTCTTATGAAACGCTTGAAATTTTTTGTCCCATTGCGGATCGGCTCGGTATTTCGGCCATTAAATGGGAAATGGAAGATATTGCGCTTCGTTACCTGAATCCCCAGCAGTATTACCGGATTGCCAATCTGATGCACAAAAAGCGCGCCGAGCGCGAGCAGTTTATCGACAGCGTCATCACCCGCATAGGTGTCAAGCTGGACGAAATGGGCATCGAAGGCGACCTCTCGGGACGGCCCAAGCATATTTACAGCGTCTATAACAAAATGACAACCAAGAACAAGCAGTTCAACGAAATATACGATCTGCTTGCGATACGCATTATCGTTGACAACATCAAGGATTGTTATGCCACCCTCGGCATTATCCATACGCTGTGGAAGCCGATGCCCGGACGTTTCAAGGATTACATCGCTATGCCGAAAGCGAATATGTATCAATCGCTGCATACGACGGTGGTTGGCCCCGGCGGCGAACCGACGGAAGTGCAGATCAGAACGTGGGAAATGCACCGAACAGCCGAATATGGGATAGCAGCTCACTGGGCATACAAGGAAGGAAGCGGCGGGGCCGCCAATCCTGAGAACCGGATGCCTTTTTTTCGCGAAATTTTGGAGCTGCAGCATGAAGCCAAGGATGCTTCGGAGTTTGTCGAATCGCTGAAAATGGACTTTTTCTCCGACCTTGTCTTCGTTTTTACTCCCAAAGGGGAAGTAATCGAGCTGCCTGCGGGTTCCGTGCCGCTGGATTTTGCCTTCCGGATTCATACGGAGGTGGGCAACCGCACAATCGGGGCCAAGGTGAACGGGCGGATCGTACCGCTCGACCATAAGCTTAAGACCGGCGATATCGTGGAAATCCTGACCTCGAAGCACTCTTATGGGCCGAGCCGGGATTGGCTGAAGATCGCCCAGTCTTCGCATGCGCGAAGCAAGATCAAGCAGTGGTTCAAGAAAGAAAAGCGCGAGGAAAATGTCGAAAAAGGACGCGAAGCGATCGAGCGCGAGCTGAAGCGGCTCGGAACCGAGCCTTCGGACTGGATGTCGGACGACAAGCTGCTGGAAGCGGCGAAAAAGTTCGCTTTCAACGATATAGAGGATATGCTCTCCGCTGTGGGCTTCGGCGGCATAACGGCGGCGCAAATCGCTACCCGCTTAACGGAGAAGCTGCGCAAGGAGCAGGAGGAAGCGGCGGCGGCCCATTTGGAACTGACGACCGAGAAGAAGGAAATCAAGGTCGCCGAGAAGCGAAACCAGCCGACGAACGGCGTGCGCGTCAAAGGGATAGACAACCTGCTGGTCCGCTTTGCCAGATGCTGTAATCCTGTGCCGGGCGACGACATCGTCGGCTATGTAACGCGCGGCCGCGGCGTTTCCGTACACCGTTCGGATTGTCCGAACATCAAGGCGGAGGAGAGCGAGGAAGCGGCGCGCGTCATCGAGGTCGAATGGGAAGGCAGCATGGAGGCGAATTACAGCGTTGATATCGAGATTACCGGCCATGACCGCAACGGCCTGCTTAATGAAGTGCTGCAGGCGGTATCCGAGAGCAAGACGAATATTTCGGCGGTCACCGGTCGTTCCGACAAGAACAAGATGGCTTTGATTCATATGACCATCCTGATCCGCAATACGGATCACTTGTATTCGGTCGTGGAAAAGGTGAAACGGGTTAAGGACGTCTACACGGTTCACCGGATTATGCAGTGA
- the uraA gene encoding uracil permease produces MQREIQVNERLPLGPGFLLSLQHLFAMFGSTVLVPNLFGVDPGMILLMNGIGTLLYILICKGRIPAYLGSSFAFISPVTAVLAAHQDDHSHGYSLALGAFIVTGVIFVVVALIIRYAGTGWIDVVFPPAVMGAIVATIGLELVPVAAGMAGLIAPSGAVDWKPDAGAITLSMVTLGVTVIGSVLFRGFPKIIHILIGIVTGYVLAYLMHRVDTSAIANSHFFAHPTVTTPSFDWQAILTIIPVSLVVIVEHIGHLLVTSNIVGKDLAKNPGLDRSLMVNGISTIISGFVGSTPNTTYGENIGVMALTKVYSVYVIGGAAVIAILLSFSGTFSSIIANIPLPVMGGVSLLLFGVIAASGLRIFVEQKVDFSKPTNMILATLVLVVGISGTSLTIGGVQLKGMALATIVGIVLSLLFKLFQVLGLSNDKEEIKQAKASDV; encoded by the coding sequence TTGCAACGCGAAATTCAAGTCAACGAAAGACTCCCCCTGGGCCCAGGTTTTCTACTCAGCCTTCAGCATTTGTTCGCCATGTTTGGCAGCACGGTGCTTGTGCCCAACCTGTTCGGGGTCGACCCCGGAATGATTCTGCTGATGAACGGCATCGGCACACTGCTGTACATATTGATCTGCAAGGGCAGAATCCCCGCTTATCTCGGTTCCAGCTTTGCTTTTATCTCGCCGGTTACGGCTGTGCTGGCTGCGCATCAAGACGATCACAGTCATGGTTATTCGCTTGCTCTGGGCGCTTTTATCGTAACGGGCGTAATCTTTGTGGTTGTCGCCCTAATCATACGCTATGCAGGAACGGGCTGGATTGACGTCGTTTTCCCGCCTGCGGTAATGGGCGCCATCGTCGCTACAATCGGACTCGAGCTTGTGCCGGTGGCCGCGGGAATGGCCGGGCTGATCGCTCCATCGGGCGCTGTGGATTGGAAACCGGATGCGGGCGCGATTACGCTCTCCATGGTTACTCTTGGCGTGACGGTTATCGGATCGGTTCTGTTCCGGGGATTCCCCAAAATCATTCACATTCTGATCGGTATCGTCACAGGATACGTCCTGGCTTATCTTATGCACAGGGTTGATACCTCGGCAATTGCGAACTCGCATTTCTTTGCCCATCCGACGGTTACTACGCCTTCCTTTGACTGGCAAGCAATCTTGACCATCATTCCGGTCTCCCTCGTCGTTATTGTCGAACACATCGGGCACCTGCTCGTGACCAGCAATATTGTGGGCAAAGATCTCGCCAAGAATCCCGGACTTGACCGCTCGCTCATGGTCAACGGCATTTCGACGATTATTTCCGGGTTTGTCGGTTCCACTCCAAATACGACTTACGGCGAAAATATCGGCGTTATGGCCCTTACGAAAGTTTATTCCGTCTATGTTATCGGAGGAGCGGCGGTTATCGCCATTTTGCTATCGTTCTCCGGCACGTTTTCTTCCATCATCGCCAACATTCCACTTCCGGTCATGGGGGGCGTATCGCTGCTGCTGTTCGGTGTCATCGCGGCTTCCGGACTTCGCATCTTTGTTGAACAGAAGGTCGATTTCTCAAAGCCGACCAATATGATTTTGGCAACGCTCGTTCTCGTAGTGGGCATCAGCGGCACCTCCCTTACCATCGGAGGCGTTCAGCTCAAAGGCATGGCGCTTGCGACAATAGTTGGCATTGTGCTCTCCCTGCTGTTCAAGCTGTTCCAGGTTCTTGGCCTGTCCAATGACAAGGAAGAGATCAAGCAGGCCAAAGCGTCGGATGTTTGA
- a CDS encoding adenine phosphoribosyltransferase, protein MDFKEFIRVIPDFPMAGISFKDITTLLKDGEMYRQAIDALKERVSHLNIDVIAGPEARGFVVGAPLAYALGVGFVPIRKSGKLPYDTIEAGYDLEYGKDRLAVHTDAILPGQNVLIADDLLATGGTISTAVNLVHQLGGNVVGAAFLIELEQLEGRKKLPDVEVVSLLSYED, encoded by the coding sequence TTGGATTTCAAAGAATTTATCCGTGTGATACCGGATTTTCCGATGGCGGGTATAAGCTTCAAAGATATTACGACTCTGCTGAAGGATGGCGAGATGTACCGCCAAGCTATTGACGCGCTGAAAGAACGCGTGTCTCATTTGAATATCGATGTCATCGCCGGTCCGGAAGCCCGTGGCTTTGTGGTAGGGGCTCCTCTTGCCTATGCGCTGGGTGTAGGCTTTGTACCGATCCGCAAGAGCGGAAAGCTGCCGTACGATACGATTGAAGCGGGATATGATCTGGAATACGGCAAAGACCGGCTTGCAGTACATACCGACGCGATACTTCCCGGCCAAAATGTGTTGATCGCCGACGACCTGCTGGCAACAGGAGGTACCATTTCGACTGCGGTTAACCTTGTTCACCAGCTCGGAGGCAATGTGGTCGGAGCGGCATTTTTGATTGAACTGGAGCAGCTTGAAGGCCGAAAGAAGCTTCCTGACGTTGAAGTGGTTTCCCTTCTTAGTTACGAAGATTGA